TCTGCCCGGCGCTTGGCGGCCAGGAAGTCGCGGCTGTCAATGAGCGCTGCGGTCATGTGCTGGCGGTTCACCATCGATCCCGTGCGGGGGCGCCAGGCGGATCCCGTGTGATGGACAAACTCGGTGGCGGCGTGATCGCGCATCATGTCCATGCAGTTGCGTCGCTCGACAAGCGTCAGCCCTTCGGCCATCAGGCGCTCAAGTTCGGTGGATTTCACCTCGGAGCCGTCCTGCTCGCGCTGGAGGCGGCGCTGCGCCTGTTCGTTCTCATCGAGCGACCGCTCGACCCTCGCCGTGGCGCGGTGGAAGAGGTTGACCTGGCCCCAGAGGACTTCTTCGAGGTCGGGTTCCATGCGGGTGTCTTCGAGGGTCGCGACGAGGGCATCGAAGATATCGGCAGCGGCGCGGCGCAGGTGATCGGCATCCGGCATCGGGCGCGGATCGGGCTCGTCTTCAAAGGGTCGGTAGCCATAGAGCTGCAGCTCTTCGAGCGCATGGGCGGTCTGGGATACGGTCTGGGCGGGGTCATAGGCATCCTCATGGGTCTGGATCGTCATCTGTTTCTTGCCTCCGGGCTTGTCTCGTCCGCGCGACATCCCGCGCGGCCTTCATGGGCAGCTCTGAGCCGTCATGGCGGACGCCCCTTCACCCCCTCTTCGGGGCCGAAACGCATGTGGAGGAGGGCGGCAGGCGGGCTATTTGTTTCGCGATGCAAAGCGGGATTTATCCCGCGGCGGAAATAGCCTGCCTGCCGCCCTTGAGGGGGCGGACCCTTTGACGGCAGCACGCCCATCTCTGAGAAGGCCGTGCGGGTGTCGGGGGGATAAGATTCACCCGGGAAGAGGCAAAGCGATGGTCCAGAGCCGCGACAGGGATCCGTGACCCCTGCCCCGCCATCCCCGACCGACCCCTGCGCGATGCGGCTCAGCCGAACAGGCGCTGCCGATCCTGGGGCCCGATCTGCCCTGCCAGATGCTGGCGCAGCGCCTCCGCGCCGTTCGCTCGGAGATCATCGTTGAAATCCCCGAGACGCGGTTCCAGCACCCGAACAGCAACCCCGACCTCGGTTGCTCTGGCGCTCAACCGCTCTGCCGCGCGCGCACCCGCAGGATCGCGGTCGATGGCGATATAGAGGCGCTGCACCTCCTTCGGCAGCAGGACAGCCCCGAGGTGACCCGATGAGAGCGCCGCCCAGACAGGAAGGCCGGGGACCGCTTGCGTGAGCGACAACATGGTCTCAATGCCCTCGCCAACCACGAGGATGTTGTCATGCGGGGTCAGCCTGACGGCATTGCCCAGAAGGTGACCCATCGCCCGCCGCTGCGTTTTGACCGCCGCCTTTCCCTGACCGTCAGGTGCTAACCAGGTGCGATGCAAACCCTGCAAGGCCCCTGCCCCATCGGTGACCGCCGCGATCAGCGCCGGTCTGGGGAGGCTCCGGGTCTGGCCCTCATCGCGATGCCAGCACTTCGGGTGGAAGCGAAGGGCACTCATCATGCCGCCTTGGGTGAGGCCCCGGGCGCGCAGATAGCTGTCGGCAAGCGTGCCTGCGACCGGCACCGAGGCTGCAAACAGACGCGCCGCCGCCCCTAGTGTGCCCCCGGGGGGTTTGGGTTTTCGAGGGCCTGGCGCATCCGGCATCACCGGCATTGGGCGGCCAAGATGCGCGCGGGCCTCGTCCAGAAGCTCGGGAAACCGCGTGATCCCCGTGCGTGCACGGATGATGTCCAGCAGATCCCCATATTCCGACGTGGCGGAATCACTCCATTTTCCGCGCGCCCCCGGCCCCGAGCTTGGCCCGGTCAGCCGCACAAAAAGCGACCGGCCGGGGCTGTTCTGCAGATCGCCCACCATCCAGTAAGACCCTTCCCGCCGTCCGGCGGGAAGGTAATGACGACATACGCTTTCAGCGTTTTGCGCAAGTTCGCGCAGAAGATTTTCTGTTTCAACCGACATGCACCACATCTTTTTCAACCATTGCGTGCATGTAGGCCAGCCACAGGCAGGCGCGCAAGCAGCTGCTCCAGCACCGCAATCCCGCGCGGATCCGTCGGGCAAAAGAGCCGCAGCTTCCAGGCGATGATTTCCGAGAAGAACCCATCGGCCTTGAGCCGGTCCTTGGCGGCCTCGGAGAAACCGGAAAGTTCGATCCGGTTGACGCCCATGACGCGCGAGCGGTGCAACTCCATCCCCTCCGAGAGGCGCACCACGGTCTTGCCCTCCAGAATGAGGGCATGGACCTGCGCCGCGGACAGTTTTGGTGCATCGTCCGCCAGCGTGGTTGCGACCCAGGCGGGCGAGACGCGGCGGCCGATGATACGCTGCCCATCGTCAGTTTGCAGCCGGTAGACGCGGGTTTCGTCCTGAGGAAGCTGCTTCCAGATCGGCAGAAGAAGGCCTGCCACGATATGCAGCGTGGTCTCCGAGAATTCCGGCACCTCGGCCAGTTCCGCGGTCCAGGCGGCAGTGAACGCCGCGCGGTCGGCTTCCAGCCAGTGGGTGTCGTCCATGATCTTGGCCGGGACCGTGCTGGATTCCGTGGGGCGGATCAGCCTCAGCCGCGGCTCAATCGTGCCGTCATCCAGCATCAGGCTGGTTGCGGGCACCTGCACCGCAGCGCGGTTTGAGCGACTGTTGACCAGAAGGCGCGCTTTGGGGTCTTCGAGCCAATCCAGCGCGTCGGCCAGCGACAGCGGCGTGTTGCGCTGCTTTTGCGCGATGGTCAGGAGCTGGGTTTCCGCGCCAGAGCCGGGGTGCGTATAGATCACCCGTGCATCCGTCACCCGAAAGCTCTCTGCGCGCAGGGTCTCGAGACCAAGGTCATAGACCTCGGCGGCGATGGCGCCCTCGATGCGCTGCGCCAAAAGCTCTTCGAATGCGGTGAACAAAGTGCCCTGCATGTCGATTGTCAGCGCCAGAAGGCGATTGAGGAAAGTGGTGATGGGGGGCAGATTGTCCTTGAGGCCATTGTCATCGGTCAGGCTGAGGCCCGTCGCATCCTCGAACGTCTCCAGCGAGCACCCCGCCACATCGCCGCGATGCAGTTTGCGGTAGAGCTGGCGGAGCGCGTCGCGGGCATAGGGGCTCTCGAGGTTGTCCTCGGGCCGGAACAACCCCTGGCCACCGGTCTGGCGCTGACCGCGCGTGATGGCACCGAGCGTGTCGAGACGGCGCGCGATGGTCGACAGGAACCGTTTTTCTGCTTTCACATCGGTGGCGACGGGGCGGAACAGTGGCGGCTGCGCCTGGTTGGTGCGGTTGGTGCGGCCAAGGCCCTGGATCGCTGCATCTGCCTTCCAGCCGGGCTCAAGGAGGTAATGGACCCGCAGGCGCTGGTTTTTCGCGCCAAGATCGGCATGATAGCTGCGTCCCGTTCCGCCCGCGTCCGAGAAGATCAGGATGCGCTTCTGGTCATCCATAAAGGCTGCGGTTTCCGCGAGGTTGGCAGATCCTGCCCGGCTTTCCACAACGAGCCGCGCCGCGTGACCCTCGCCCTTGCGCACGATGCGCCGCGAGCGGCCCGTGACCTCGGCCACCAGATCGGTGCCGAAGCGCTGGACGATCTGATCCAGCGCGCCGGGCACAGGCGGAAGCGATGCCAGATGCTCGATCAGCGCATCGCGGCGGCGCACCGCCTCGCGACATTCCACCGGCTGGCCATCGCGCGTGACAGGGCGCGAGGAGAGGTTGCCCTCGCTATCGGTGAAAGGCTCAAACAGCTGCACCGGGAAGGAATGGGCGAGGTAGTCCAGGCACGCCTCCCTCGGCGTGATGTCAACGCGAATGTCGTTCCACTCATCCGTAGGGATGTCTGACAGGCGGCGTTCCATCAGCGCCTCGCCGGTCGAGACGATCTGGATGACCGACGCATGGCCTGCTGCGAGATCGGCTTCGATGGAGGATATGAGGGTGGGGGTTTTCATGGAAGTGAGCAGATGGCCGAAGAAGCGCTGCTTGGCGGATTCAAACGCCGAGCGCGCGGCCGACTTGGCCTGGCGGTTCAGCGTGCTGCTGGAGCCAGTCGAACTGGTCGGACCAGTCGAGCTGGCCGGGCCAGTGATGTTGGCCGCCTCCATCGCAGCGGACAAGTTCTGATGGATAATTTTGAACGCGGTCGCGAAATCATCATAAATGCTCCGCTGCTCCGGCGTCAGCGCATGAACCAGCATCTCGTACTCGACGCCGTCATAGGAGAGAGAGCGGGCCGTGTAGAGGCCAAGGGACCGCAGGTCGCGGGCGAGGACCTCCATCGCGGCAACCCCGCCTGCCTCGATGGCTTGCACGAATTCTGCCCGCGTTGAAAACGGAAAGTCCTCCCCACCCCAGAGGCCAAGCCGCTGCGCATAGGCCAAATTGTGCACCGAAGTCGCGCCGGTGGCAGAGAC
The nucleotide sequence above comes from Roseinatronobacter monicus. Encoded proteins:
- a CDS encoding DUF2493 domain-containing protein, producing MTIQTHEDAYDPAQTVSQTAHALEELQLYGYRPFEDEPDPRPMPDADHLRRAAADIFDALVATLEDTRMEPDLEEVLWGQVNLFHRATARVERSLDENEQAQRRLQREQDGSEVKSTELERLMAEGLTLVERRNCMDMMRDHAATEFVHHTGSAWRPRTGSMVNRQHMTAALIDSRDFLAAKRRAETEVMLPAGPKVALTGGSDFNDHRLIWGKLDQVRTKHPDMVLLHGGSPKGAELIAAKWAEARGVTQVAFKPDWTKHAKAAPFKRNDAMLDVLPVGVLVFPGNGIQENLADKARKLGIPVMKFEKGA
- a CDS encoding DUF7146 domain-containing protein, translated to MSVETENLLRELAQNAESVCRHYLPAGRREGSYWMVGDLQNSPGRSLFVRLTGPSSGPGARGKWSDSATSEYGDLLDIIRARTGITRFPELLDEARAHLGRPMPVMPDAPGPRKPKPPGGTLGAAARLFAASVPVAGTLADSYLRARGLTQGGMMSALRFHPKCWHRDEGQTRSLPRPALIAAVTDGAGALQGLHRTWLAPDGQGKAAVKTQRRAMGHLLGNAVRLTPHDNILVVGEGIETMLSLTQAVPGLPVWAALSSGHLGAVLLPKEVQRLYIAIDRDPAGARAAERLSARATEVGVAVRVLEPRLGDFNDDLRANGAEALRQHLAGQIGPQDRQRLFG
- a CDS encoding strawberry notch family protein → MTHLAHFATERALASVAPIPSPDTAAAILSVAEALQPDLAQGFQIDTLRLRVEMERAFGGSDATGAWDWKLAYEAGEVALVLFLRKFGRALLARAGSPAALFPILAKVAGLLPTHTRRSEEMERFQQFSTPLPMGLAALAAAQITPRDLVLEPSAGTGLLAILAEIAGGSVMLNELADTRADLLRRLFPGRPVTRFDAAQIDDHLDAGLRPSVILMNPPFSAVANVDARTTEATARHLRSALARLAPGGRLVAITGAGFAPDTPAWAETFARLTESAHLVFTGAVSGAAFAKHGTSFETRISVFDKCRGGEPGGITADLARPISPDVASLLSLITVHVPPRLTLAQVVPAGQGPSSPFPGNPARTTRTAISTSRATPATPPTKTAAQIEATDLAYTLRDATEDDASARLSDAIYETFRLQAIDIPGAEPHPTKLVQSAAMASVAPPKPSYRPKLPAAVLHDGLLSDAQLETVIYAGEAHSAYLAGSWCVDETGDMVSAAPDDAADAIRFRRGFFLGDGTGAGKGRQSAGIVLDNWCCGRRKALWISKSDKLLEDAQRDWSALGQERLLVTPLSRFAQGKDIPLTEGILFTTYATLRSEERGAKKSRVDQIVDWLGADFDGVILFDESHAMANAAGSKGERGDTEASQQGRAGLRLQHKLPNARVVYVSATGATSVHNLAYAQRLGLWGGEDFPFSTRAEFVQAIEAGGVAAMEVLARDLRSLGLYTARSLSYDGVEYEMLVHALTPEQRSIYDDFATAFKIIHQNLSAAMEAANITGPASSTGPTSSTGSSSTLNRQAKSAARSAFESAKQRFFGHLLTSMKTPTLISSIEADLAAGHASVIQIVSTGEALMERRLSDIPTDEWNDIRVDITPREACLDYLAHSFPVQLFEPFTDSEGNLSSRPVTRDGQPVECREAVRRRDALIEHLASLPPVPGALDQIVQRFGTDLVAEVTGRSRRIVRKGEGHAARLVVESRAGSANLAETAAFMDDQKRILIFSDAGGTGRSYHADLGAKNQRLRVHYLLEPGWKADAAIQGLGRTNRTNQAQPPLFRPVATDVKAEKRFLSTIARRLDTLGAITRGQRQTGGQGLFRPEDNLESPYARDALRQLYRKLHRGDVAGCSLETFEDATGLSLTDDNGLKDNLPPITTFLNRLLALTIDMQGTLFTAFEELLAQRIEGAIAAEVYDLGLETLRAESFRVTDARVIYTHPGSGAETQLLTIAQKQRNTPLSLADALDWLEDPKARLLVNSRSNRAAVQVPATSLMLDDGTIEPRLRLIRPTESSTVPAKIMDDTHWLEADRAAFTAAWTAELAEVPEFSETTLHIVAGLLLPIWKQLPQDETRVYRLQTDDGQRIIGRRVSPAWVATTLADDAPKLSAAQVHALILEGKTVVRLSEGMELHRSRVMGVNRIELSGFSEAAKDRLKADGFFSEIIAWKLRLFCPTDPRGIAVLEQLLARLPVAGLHARNG